The genome window CCCCGGAAGTGTCGCCCTCGCCGGAAGCAGCGCCATCTCCTGCCCCGGAAGTGTCGCCCTCGCCGGAAGCAGCGCCATCTCCTGCCCCGGAAGTGTCGCCATCTCCTGCCGCCGAAGTGTCGCCATCTCCTGCCCCGGAAGTGTCGCCCTCGCCGGAAGCAGCGCCATCTCCTGCGGCTACCGAAAAGTAATTGGGCATCGGTAATTGGCAATCGGTATGGGAATGGGTAAAATCCAATCTGCTTGCTTAACTATTGTGAGTTAGTAGTTAGTAAGGTGCGTCAGCTTGAATATTTGTTGCTTCTCCAACTAATTTCTACTTGCTGACGCACCCTACTTTATCCACTAAGAATGAAGTTGTTTTTCGTCCGCCCGACCCGGCTTTGGACGATTGAATTTTTGACTGCAAAACTAATTACCTATTCCCCTTAACCTCTCAATTGTATTGAACTTTATACATTTGGAATAAGTCGCCGCTTTGCTTTTTTACTACCTTAGCGCCTGCAGCTTTAATCATTTTTTCCCAATCTTCTATTGTCTCTAAAAATACTTCCCCGGCTCGATAAGTTTCCAAAATTGCCCAATCTTCTGCTAGAGGAGCATTGGGGTTGAGGACATCAAAAACAAAATGACCGCCCGGTTTTAGTACCCGCTTGACTTCTCCCATGACTATACTCCAATAGTCTATGGGATAGTAACAGCTAAAGCCTGTAGCGAGGCATAAATCGAACTGAGCCTCCTCGTAATTTAACTGGTGAGCGGGGGCAAATTCTACGCCTTTGAACAGCTTAGAATTGAGCTGAGGGCCGCGAGCGTTTAAGGCGTCTCGCGCGGCGCTGCTGATTTCTTGACCGTAAAAATATGCTTCCCAATCCCGCCAAGGGTAGATGAGAAAGCTGACTCCGCAGCCAATGTCTAAACAGCGCTGATTTTTTTGAGGTTTGGCAATTTTCCAGAAGGGAGAAACTGTTTTTTCTTGGAGAGTTCCTGCGACTGATTCCAGGAAAATCGGCATTGCTTCGACTTCTTCGGGTAAAGCGAAAGCTTCTCCTCGGTATTCGCGATCGAACCGAGAAGCGACTTGCGACAGTAAAACTTGCCAGCTATCTGATTTTCCTTTAGCAAACCAAGTCTGCTCCTGACCCGCTACTGGGCGATCGGACTTTTTAGGCATTTTGGAATTACCTTTTAGAGGCTTTGAGAGCTTTTGTAAAGTTTTGGCGGTAAGGCTTATTAAAAATTAACGCCGGCCAGAGCAGGGAGAGCTTCAGGCGATTTGTAAAACTTCTGTCGAAGTTAGTGCGATCGAAACCATTCCAAAATTTCCAAATACCGCCACCGTAAGCGATCAGCAATGCCAAGCTAATTAACGTACTCATTTAAAAAACCCCTAAGCAATGGATAGGATTTTGGGTCAGCTAGTCAAAGCGCTACCCTTAATCTATCATTTATCAGACGGCAAGGCGCACCGATAGCCGTAGTAATTCCACCTTCAGAAAGAGACTGCCAAATCCCCGCTGGCGACAAACTTAAAAATAACACCCCCTTCATAGCTTTCACCGAGCAAGCAAGAAGGGACTTCAGCCAAAAGTCGAGGATTCTGAGGACTTATACCATTTTAGATTGAAGATTTGAAGAATTAAAGAATTGGGAATGGCTAATGAGATAAGGGTTTGGAGCACGGGGCTACAGTTGCATTCTTTTTTTAAACTGGTATTATCCAAGATCCCCTACAAATCCGAGCTCGACCGGGGGATTGGTGCGATGCCGCAAGTTCTAATTCCGTTGAAATCGGTTGCTGCTGGGGGACGGCCAGCCCTAACGGGATTTCACAGACGTGTAACTACTCAAAGATAATTAACTAAGAACTGATTGCTGGTGGCCCACGAATTACAGCAGGCAAACTTTTTCTAGCGGACAATAGCGGTAGAGAGCTTTCTAAGCAAGGAGGATTTTATGCGTGCAGTGCTGATGGCTGGGGGATCTGGAACGAGGCTCAGACCTCTGACGTGCGATTTGCCCAAACCGATGGTGCCGATTCTCAATCGCCCGATCGCAGAACACATTATTAATTTGCTAAAAAGGCATCAGATTACGGAAATTATTGCGACGCTGCACTACCTTCCCGATGTCATGCGCGAATATTTTACTGACGGGGCAGAGTTTGGCGTTCAAATGACTTACGCTGTGGAGGAAGACCAACCGCTGGGTACGGCTGGTTGCGTCAAAAATATTTCTGAACTGCTCGATCGAACTTTTCTGGTCATAAGCGGCGACAGCATTACAGACTTCGACTTAACGGCAGCGATCGAATTTCACCGCAGCAAGCAATCCAAAGCCACGTTAATTTTAACTCGCGTTCCCAACCCGATGGAATTCGGGGTCGTGATTACTGAGGAAAATTACCGCATCAGTCGCTTTCTGGAAAAGCCTTCTAGCAGCGAAATTTTCTCCGATACCGTCAATATCGGTACCTACATTTTAGAACCCGAGGTCTTGGATTACCTGCCGGCAAATCAGGAGTGCGACTTCTCGAAAGACTTGTTTCCCCTGCTACTGGAAAAAAACGAGCCGATGTACGGCTACATCGCCGAGGGTTACTGGTGCGATGTCGGCCAGCTAGATGTTTACCGGGAATCTCAGTACGACGCGCTGCGGGGAAAGGTCAAACTGGATTTGAGCTACTACAACGAAGTTCGATCGGGACTTTGGGTAGGTCAGAATACTTTTATTGACGATAGCGCGATCGTCGAAGTACCGGCGATGATCGGCAACAATTGCCGGATTGGAGCCCGAGTTACAATCGATGCCGGCACAGTGATCGGAGATAACGTGACTGTCGGGGCCGACGCTAATCTCAAACGTCCCATCGTCTGGAACGGAGCAATTGTCGGCGAAGATGCTCATCTGAGGGCCTGCGTGATTTGCCGGAGCACCCGCGTAGACAGGCGCGCTCACGTCCTCGAAGGTGCTGTCGTCGGTTCAATGTCGATCGTGGGAGAAGAAGCACAAGTGGGGCCAAGCGTGCGCGTCTGGCCGAGCAAAAATATTGAATCCGGCGCTCTGTTAAATCAAAATTTAATTTGGGGAGAACAAGCTAGGCGGAATTTGTTCGGTCAGCGTGGCGTTCAAGGACTGGCAAATGTGGATGTTACCCCCGAATTTGCAGTGAAATTGGGCGCGGCTTACGGCTCGACTTTGAAACCCGGGACTTCGGTATCGGTTTCTCGCGACCAGCGGAGCATTTCGCGCATGGTTTCGAGGTCTTTGATTGCGGGTTTGATGTCGGTGGGAATTAATGTGATCAATTTGGAATCGACGGCAATTCCGATCGCGCGCACGGTTTCGTCTACGCTGTCGATTGCTGGCGGCATTCACGTTCGCATTTCGCCCGATCGCTCCGACCACATTTTAATTGAATTCTTCGATATCAAAGGCATCAATATTACTAAAGGAGCTGAGAAAAAAATCGAGGGCGCTTATTTTAAGGAAGATTTGCGGCGAGCTCTAATTCCGGAAATTGGAGAGATGACGTACTTTAACCAAGCTCTCGAAGTTTACAACCGCATTTTTGAGCGGCAGATGAATGTTGAGGCAATACGCTACAGCAATACTAAGGTGGTAATCGATTACGTTTACGCGGTTTCTGGAGCAATTTTGCCCCAAATGCTTGCCAAGTTCGGCTGCGATGCGGTGGTGCTCAATGCCAGTCTCAAGCAGACTTCTCTAAGCAACGGGGAACGGGAATATTTGCTCGACCAACTCGGCCGGGTGGTGAAAGCACTCAGCGCTAATTTTGGAGTGCAGGTATCGGCTAACGGCGAACAGCTCATTTTGGTAGATGAGTCTGGGATAGCGATTCGCGGGGAAATGCTGACGGCGTTGATGGTAAATTTAATGCTGACTTCTCATCCCAAAGGTACAGTAGTAGTGCCGGTTCATGCGTCTTCTGCGGTGGAGGCGATCGCCCGACGCTATCAAAGCAAGGTAATCCGCACGAAGGCGAACCCAACTGCTTTGATGGAAGCCGCTAACAGGAACCCCAATGTGGTTTTGGGCGGCAGCGGCCTTATGGGTTTTATTTTCCCGCAGTTGCATCCCGGATTTGACGGAATGTTCTGCATTGCTAAAGTGATAGAAATGATGACGATTCAGGAGCGATCGCTCGGACAGATCAAGGCGGAACTTCCCCGCATCACCCACCGCAGTTACAGCGTCCGCTGTCCTTGGACTATCAAGGGTTCGCTGATGCGATATTTAGTAGAAACTCATTCGCCCGATCGTTTAGAATTATTAGATGGAGTGAAGATTTTTAACTACAGCGACGACAATTGGGTATTAGTTTTACCCGATGCTAGTGAACCGACCGTTCATATCTTCGCCAACAGTGAGGATCGAGATTGGGTATCTGAAACTTTGAAGGAGTACCGCGCCCTCGTTCACGATTTTGTCAGTCAAGCCGAGGCGGCGGTTCTCCAAGATAAATTTGGTAACGTGTAATCGGTAATCGGTAAGCGGTGACAACTAATAGCGATCGGGCGTAGAAAAATTAGTAATTACCAATTGGCAATTGGCAATTCCCCAAAGCAAGACGCACAAGTCATCGGTACACGGATAGCTATTTCTTCCTTCTTCCTTCTTCCTTCTTCCTTCTTCCTTCTTCCTTCAACATCCAATTCCCAATTACGCACAGATAACAGATGAATAGCTGCATTTTGATGGCGGAAATAACTCAACAACCGCAACTCCGTTATACTCCTGAGAATCAAGTTCCAATCGCTGAGATGTTGGTGCAGTTTCCCGGCCCAAAACCTGAAGATCCGCCCGAACGTTTGAAGGTGATAGGATGGGGCAATTTGGCTCAAGAAATTCACGATAAATATCGCGAGGGCGATCGCGTGATTATTGAAGGTCGGCTGGGGATGAATACGATCGAAATAGATGGTATCAAAGAAAAGCGCGCCGAACTGACAGCTCAAAGGATTTACAGTGTCGGTGCCGATGCCATGAGTTCGGCTCCCGCAGGTAGAACCGCCCCGGAACCGGCTCAAATTCGCGACACCGCCCCGGCTAATGTGCCGAGCAATGTAGTACCATTAGGCTCGCACAAGCGCAGTTCTAACAGCGCTCCAGGCGGCGCTAACCGCACGTCTAGTTCGGATTGGAACTCGCATCAGTCTTCAAATTCTGAGTCCGATCGCCCGTCGGGTTCGTCTAACGAACCGGAAAATCCCGATTACGATCCGATTCCATTTTAAAAATTAGGGTGCATCACTTTACGAGCGATCGCAAAACTTCGCCGTTCGATCGAAAGTGACGCACCTTAATTTAAGAGCGATTCCCTACGGGATAGCTTCGCACGCGCGTACTTTAGGAAAAAAAAGGGCGATCCTCTTCTAGGGCTGGGCTAACGAATTTGGCCCAACTGCGAGCTAAATTGCCAATTTTACAGCTCGACCGTCACAATTTTTTTCTTGCTTTTTTCGTCGCGCAGCACGACTGTATTGTAGGGTGATGTATCCGTCCCCAGCGGAATTGGCAGCTTAAAGCTGCCGCTCTTATGCTTAAGTTCGCCTAAATCAATGCTTTTCGTTATATTGCCATCTGTTGCCAGATAAGCGGTAAGTTCGCCTTTATAATCTTCTATCAAAAAGTCTCTGAAGAAAAGGACTTCCCCACCCTCGACATCGATAGCAAGGATGACCGTACCGCTAAACGTTGCGCCTTTTTCTTCTTCATCAACCGTCGCCATTTTAATTTCCGAGGGGTCTTGACCGGACATATCTGCCATAAATTTTTTCTCCTGAGATAAGCGCAATAATTAACAAGAAGCTTACCTGACGCTAGGGGCGATCGCAAAACTCTGAGGACGTATTTCTGGATCGGTCTTGCTTCTCTCTAAGGTTAGAGAAGCCCGCGATCGCGCCTCATACCACCAATTCTCTCAATTCTTGACTCAGTAAGTACAGACTGTTAAAATAATCTCTATAATACCCCCAAGTCTCGCAAACACCGCCGCGTTAATTCGATTCGATATTTAGCATCCTCAGTCTGGAGTTTTTAAGCGATTGGGTGGAGAATTAAGCGTAATGTTTTTGATAATTTAAGAGCGATCGCACTTAACTCAAGAAAAGGCGATCGCCCTGAAAAATTATTCTTTCCAGTAACGGGTCAAAATCCGCATTACTTCACCTGCTAGAGGGGACGGTAAAGGCGGGCTCCATTCCCCAACTTCAGCAAAACCTAAAACATGCAGCAGATTGATGATGCTTTCCACTCCTTTGGGAATCCCGCAAATCAACAATCGGATCGGTTGTTTGCCGGTGGGTGCATTGGGAATTTCTTCGCGCAGCTTCGGGAACTGACTTTGGCTGTGATATCATGAGTGTTAACTACACAATAGTCGGATAGCGATCGCCCTTGAGTTTTCGAGGCAAAGGGGCGATCGCTTTTCCGTTTGTGCATCCTCAGCATAGTTCATTCGCTGGTGCAAGTCAAGCGATACGACAAAAAATATTGCTTCTACGGCAAAACAACTGTTAGTGAAGGTTGCAGGATGCTAACATCACCTTGCAAAGTCCTTGCTAGTAGTTGAGCACCCGCAGTGATCCGTTGGAAATTGGCAGTTGTGATGGCCGATCGCAATATCAGCAATAAAGAATTGGCGGCTAGAGTTGGGATGCACCCAACATCTGTTTCTAAAATCAAAACCCGTCGCCGGCTGACAAGAATTGATGAAACAACTCTCAATGCTCTGTGCAAAGCGCTAAACTGCCAACCGGGCGATTTAATGGTGTATGAGGAAGACGAGCCCGATCGCACTTAAAAAACCGACTACGATGGTTAGGAGTAAGGTTGGCAGCGACGCATCCTACATCTGGGTTCGCACTATTTCCACTGCAAAAACGCGAGCAAACTCAGCGACAAGGATCGATCGCACTTGATCGACCTCAATTCCGGGGATAAACTGCTCTAAACTGCCAACAGGTCGATCGGGAATTCCGCAAGGTACAATTTGCCCAAAACCAGCCAGATCCGGACAAACATTTAAAGCAAAACCGTGCATCGTAATCCAGCGGCTGACTTTAATGCCGATCGCGCCTACTTTGCACCCATCCACCCAAACTCCAGTCATACCGGGAACGCGCGAACCCTTCAACCCCAAAACTTCCAGCACCCCCAGGAGCACTTCCTCCAACTGCCGCAAATACCAGTGCAAATCTTGCTGGTGGCGCCGCAAATTTAAAATCG of Oscillatoria nigro-viridis PCC 7112 contains these proteins:
- a CDS encoding class I SAM-dependent methyltransferase; protein product: MPKKSDRPVAGQEQTWFAKGKSDSWQVLLSQVASRFDREYRGEAFALPEEVEAMPIFLESVAGTLQEKTVSPFWKIAKPQKNQRCLDIGCGVSFLIYPWRDWEAYFYGQEISSAARDALNARGPQLNSKLFKGVEFAPAHQLNYEEAQFDLCLATGFSCYYPIDYWSIVMGEVKRVLKPGGHFVFDVLNPNAPLAEDWAILETYRAGEVFLETIEDWEKMIKAAGAKVVKKQSGDLFQMYKVQYN
- a CDS encoding mannose-1-phosphate guanyltransferase, which codes for MRAVLMAGGSGTRLRPLTCDLPKPMVPILNRPIAEHIINLLKRHQITEIIATLHYLPDVMREYFTDGAEFGVQMTYAVEEDQPLGTAGCVKNISELLDRTFLVISGDSITDFDLTAAIEFHRSKQSKATLILTRVPNPMEFGVVITEENYRISRFLEKPSSSEIFSDTVNIGTYILEPEVLDYLPANQECDFSKDLFPLLLEKNEPMYGYIAEGYWCDVGQLDVYRESQYDALRGKVKLDLSYYNEVRSGLWVGQNTFIDDSAIVEVPAMIGNNCRIGARVTIDAGTVIGDNVTVGADANLKRPIVWNGAIVGEDAHLRACVICRSTRVDRRAHVLEGAVVGSMSIVGEEAQVGPSVRVWPSKNIESGALLNQNLIWGEQARRNLFGQRGVQGLANVDVTPEFAVKLGAAYGSTLKPGTSVSVSRDQRSISRMVSRSLIAGLMSVGINVINLESTAIPIARTVSSTLSIAGGIHVRISPDRSDHILIEFFDIKGINITKGAEKKIEGAYFKEDLRRALIPEIGEMTYFNQALEVYNRIFERQMNVEAIRYSNTKVVIDYVYAVSGAILPQMLAKFGCDAVVLNASLKQTSLSNGEREYLLDQLGRVVKALSANFGVQVSANGEQLILVDESGIAIRGEMLTALMVNLMLTSHPKGTVVVPVHASSAVEAIARRYQSKVIRTKANPTALMEAANRNPNVVLGGSGLMGFIFPQLHPGFDGMFCIAKVIEMMTIQERSLGQIKAELPRITHRSYSVRCPWTIKGSLMRYLVETHSPDRLELLDGVKIFNYSDDNWVLVLPDASEPTVHIFANSEDRDWVSETLKEYRALVHDFVSQAEAAVLQDKFGNV
- a CDS encoding single-stranded DNA-binding protein, which produces MNSCILMAEITQQPQLRYTPENQVPIAEMLVQFPGPKPEDPPERLKVIGWGNLAQEIHDKYREGDRVIIEGRLGMNTIEIDGIKEKRAELTAQRIYSVGADAMSSAPAGRTAPEPAQIRDTAPANVPSNVVPLGSHKRSSNSAPGGANRTSSSDWNSHQSSNSESDRPSGSSNEPENPDYDPIPF
- a CDS encoding helix-turn-helix domain-containing protein; translation: MIRWKLAVVMADRNISNKELAARVGMHPTSVSKIKTRRRLTRIDETTLNALCKALNCQPGDLMVYEEDEPDRT
- the lipB gene encoding lipoyl(octanoyl) transferase LipB → MISPLIPQQLNAPPCLLLDWGLVPYSQAWEIQQKLVQERRDKPDLPDVLILLEHPPVYTLGLGAKLEFLKFDPSQTQSELHRVERGGEVTYHCPGQLVGYPILNLRRHQQDLHWYLRQLEEVLLGVLEVLGLKGSRVPGMTGVWVDGCKVGAIGIKVSRWITMHGFALNVCPDLAGFGQIVPCGIPDRPVGSLEQFIPGIEVDQVRSILVAEFARVFAVEIVRTQM